In the genome of Fervidobacterium nodosum Rt17-B1, the window ATGGGTTTACCACTTATAGGAGAAAAGGTTCCTGAATTTACAGCAAAGACAACACACGGAGTTATAAATTTTCCAAAAGATTATGAAGGTAAATGGGTAGTACTTTTCAGCCATCCGGCAGATTTTACACCTGTTTGTACAACAGAATTTGTTGCATTCCAGAAAAGGTACGATGAATTCAAGGCTCTAAACACAGAACTTGTTGGTTTGAGTATTGACCAGGTTTTCTCACATATCAAATGGGTACAGTGGATTAAGGAAAAGCTTGGTGTAGAAATCAAATTCCCAGTAATTGCGGACGATAGGGGTCAAATTGCAGAGCTTTTCGGTATGATTCACCCAGGGAAGGGAACGAATACGGTCCGAGCAGTATTCATTATCGATCCAAAGGGTATACTAAGAGCATCGCTTTACTACCCACAAGAACTTGGAAGAAATATGGATGAGATTCTTAGAATGGTTAAAGGTTTGCAAGTTAATGATACAAATGGTGTTGCTCTCCCAGCGAATTGGCCAAATAACGAATTAATCGGTGATGAGGTTATTATTCCACCTGCAAGTGACTGTGCAACGGCTGCAAGGAGGATGGAAGAATACGATTGTTACGATTGGTGGTTCTGCCACAAGAAATTGAAATAATCCGAATAAATGAAGAAAACAAGCGGGAGATTAAAAACTCCCGCTTGTTTTTTATATAAAGTATTTAAAGTATTTAATCAACTTTCTTTGTCTTCCATATATCCCTAACGTATTCTTCTATAGTCCTATCGCTTGAGAACTTCCCACTTCTTGCTATGTTGAGCAAGGATTTTTTGTTCCATTCTTCTTGGTTAAGATACAATTTTTCCACGTCTTTGTGAGCTTTTTCATATGACTCAAAGTCTGCGAGTAAGAAGTATTGGTCTGGCATTGGAGCATGTTTTCCGTAAAGCAAAGATTCGTATATATCTACAAATAACTCTGGTTCATTTGGTGTGAAGTATCCACCCCTAATCATGTCAAGCACTTTCCTAATTTTTTCGTTTTCTAAGTAAATTCCAAACGGGTTGTAAATTCCTTTCCTTC includes:
- a CDS encoding peroxiredoxin, with product MGLPLIGEKVPEFTAKTTHGVINFPKDYEGKWVVLFSHPADFTPVCTTEFVAFQKRYDEFKALNTELVGLSIDQVFSHIKWVQWIKEKLGVEIKFPVIADDRGQIAELFGMIHPGKGTNTVRAVFIIDPKGILRASLYYPQELGRNMDEILRMVKGLQVNDTNGVALPANWPNNELIGDEVIIPPASDCATAARRMEEYDCYDWWFCHKKLK